The genomic DNA CTGGACTCCGAGTACGTGAAGCTGGCGCGGGTGAAAGGCCTGCTCGAGCCGCGCGTGGTGTGGATACACGCCCTCAAGAACGCGCTGATCCCCGTGGTGACCTTCGCGGGCATCTACTTCTCCATCCTCGTGACCACCGCGATCGTGGTGGAGACGGTGTTCGCCTGGCCGGGTCTGGGCCGCCTGGCCTACGAGGGCATCAGCTCGCGCGACTACCCCGTCATCCAGGCGGTGGTCCTCACCACCGCCGTCATCGTTGCGGTGGTGAACCTCTCCGTCGACTGCCTCTACGCGGTGATCGACCCACGGATCCGCCATGCCCGCTGAGCCGGTGACCCCTGACGCGCTGCCCCTGCCCGACGTTCAGGTGTCGGCGGCGCGCGAGGCCCGCGGCCGCCGCCTGCCGTACTTCTCGCTCGGCATCATCACGCTCTTCGTCCTCGTCGCCATCCTGGCGCCCTTGCTGAGCCCGGCGGACCCCGCCGATCAGTCGCTGCGCAACCACTTCAAGCCGCCGGCGTGGATGGAGGGTGGCACCGCGAAGCACCTCCTCGGCACCGACCGCCTCGGCCGCGACATGCTCTCGCGCATCATCTGGGGCTCGCGGGTGTCGCTCGCCGCCGGCGTCATCACCGTGCTGATCGCCACCGCCTTCGGGGCTGCCATGGGGCTCGTGGCGGGTTACTACGGCGGCCGGGTGGACGCGGTGCTGATGCGCGTCACTGACGCGACCATGTCGTTCCCCGTCATCCTGCTCGCCTTGATCCTCGCAGTGACGGTGGGTCCGAGCTTCACCAACGTGGTGGTGGCCATCGCGGTGATCCTCTGGGCCCGCTTCGCGCGGGTCATCCGCGGCCAGGTCCTCACCCTCATGGGCCTGGACTTCATCGCGCAGGCGCGTATTGCGGGCGCAGGCGCCTGGCGCATCATCACGCGACACCTCTTCCCCAACACGCTCAACACCCTCGTGGTGCTGCTGACCCTCCAGATCGGCTACGTCATCATCGTGGAGGCGTCCCTGTCCTTCCTCGGCGCGGGCATTCCGCCGCCCACGCCGGCGTGGGGCTCGATGATCGCGGAGGGGCGCGAGTTCGTCACCAGCGCGTGGTGGGTCTCTGGTCTCCCCGGGCTGGCCATCCTGTTGGTAGTCCTGGCGTTCAATCTCCTCGGCGACTGGCTCCGGGACACCCTGGATCCCAAGCTTCGCCAGCTCTGAGCCGAGCGCCCACGCCCGTGGCCGTTCCCGTGATCGACGTGCAGGACCTCCGCACGCATCTGGTCACCCGCTGGGGCACGGTGAAGGCCGTGGACGGGGTGTCCTTCAGCGTCGCCGAGGGCGAGACGCTGGGCCTCGTCGGCGAGTCCGGCTCGGGCAAGAGCATGACCTGCCTCAGTCTGATCCGGCTGACCCCCCGCCCCGCCTCGCGCATCGTCAGCGGGCGCATCCGCCTCGACGGGGACGAGCTGACGAGCAAGAGCGAGGCGGAGATGCAGAAGATCCGCGGCCGGAAGATCGCCATGATCCTCCAGGATCCCATGAGCTCGCTGAACCCCGTGTACTCCGTGGGCATGCAGGTGCGCGAGCCGGTGTCCCTCTATCACGGCCTGCGCGGGAAGAGCCTCACCGCGCGCGCCGCCGCGCTGCTGGCCGCCGTGCGGATCCCCGCTCCCGAGACGCGCCTGCGCGCGTTCCCCTTTCAGATGTCGGGCGGCATGCGGCAGCGCGTGGTGGGCGCCATGGCCATCGCGGCCCCGCCGCGGCTCCTCATCGCCGACGAGCCCACGACGAGCCTCGACCTCACCATCCAGGCCCAGTATCTCGGCCTGCTGGAAGAGCTCCAGCACCGGCACCGGCTTGCCATGATCTTCATCACCCACAATCTCGGCATCGTGTCGAAGATCTGCGACCGCGTGGCCGTGATGTACGCGGGCCGCATCGTGGAGATGGGGCCGGTGCGCCAGATCTTCAAGACACCCGCGCATCCCTACACGCGCGCGCTGCTGGATTCCATCCCGCGCCTCGGGGCGCGCCGGGAGCGGCTCACCGCCATCGACGGCCAGCCGCCGGACCTCGCTCGCCTTTCCGGCGGGTGCGCCTTCGCGCCGCGCTGCCCGAAGGTGATGGACCGCTGCCGCGTGGAAGCGCCGCCCGCCTTCCCGGTGGCGCCGGGTCAGACCAGCGCCTGCTGGCTCGACGCGCCCGCATGAGCGCGACGGCGGCGACGGCGCCGCTCCTCGAGGCCGCCGACCTCACCAAGCACTTCACGGTGCGCCGGGGCGCCCTGGGCTGGAGCACCGGCATCGTGCGCGCGGTGGACAGCGTGTCCTTCCGGATCGCGGCGGGCACCACGCTGGGCCTCGTGGGCGAGTCGGGCTGCGGGAAAACGACCACGTCCAAGCTCGTGCTGGGGCTCGAGCAGCCCACCGCGGGGGCCATACGCTTCGAGGGCGTCGAGGTCGGCGGCCTCGATCGATCTGGACGCCGGCACTACCGGAAGTCGGTGCAGGCGGTCTTCCAGGACCCCTACGCCTCGCTCGATCCGCGCATGCGCGTGGGGTCGATCATCGCCGAGCCGCTGGTGATCAACGAGCGCGCGGGGGCCGACGCGCGCCGGCGTCGGGTGCTGGAGCTGCTCGACCTGGTGGGCCTGCCCGCGCGCGCGGCCGAGCTCTTCCCCCACGAGTTCTCGGGCGGGCAGCGCCAGCGCATCGCCGTCGCCCGCGCACTGGCACTGTCACCCCGATTGGTCGTTCTGGACGAGCCGGTGTCCGCCCTCGACGTGTCCATCCGCGCGCAGATCCTGAACCTCCTGCGCGATCTCCAGCGGCGGCTGGGCGTGGCGTATCTCTTCATCGCCCACGACCTCGCCGCGGTGGCCCACATGAGCCACACCATCGCGGTGATGTACCTCGGGCAGATCGTGGAGTGGGGCGACGCCGACGCGGTGGCGCTCCGGCCCAAGCATCCCTACACGCAGGCGCTCTTCGCGGCGGCCTTGCCCATCGACGTGGACGACGCGCCCGAGGCCCCCACCCTGACCGGCGAGGTACCGAGCCCGCTGGCCCCGCCGGGCGGCTGCCGCTTCCACCCGCGCTGCCCCCACGCCATGCCCCGGTGCGCGACGGAGCCGCCGGCCCCGCGCGAGGCGGAGGGGCGCCTGGTGGCCTGCCACCTCTACGAGTGACGAGGGCGGGCGGCAGCGGGTCTAGAGGCTGACGCGCGGCACGCCGCTCGCCTCGAGGGCCGCGCGCATGGTCGCGATCTCCTCCGGCGAGGGCTTCAGCACGGGCGGGCGCACCAGCGCGCTCCGGAAGAGCCCGCGCATGGCCATGCCCTCCTTCATGCGGGCATGCGCATCCCCCGAGGGCTCCCCGGCGCCGTACACCGCCTCCTTCACCGGCCAGATGCGGTCGTTGGCGCGGCGGGCGCGGGGGAGATCGTCTGCCTGCATGGCGGACATGAGCTCGTAGGTCAGCTCGGGAATGAGGCTCGCGCAGCCCACCAGGGTGCCGTCGAGGCCGTGCACGAACGTCGGAAAGAGGTACTCGTCCATGCAGTTCAGCAGCAAGACGTGGGGCGTCTCCGCGCGCAGGGCGCGGATGTCGCGCTCGTACTTGCCGAGGTCGCGCTCACCCATCTTGAAGCCCTTCACCTGAGGAAGGCTCGCCAGGCGCGTCATCAACCGTGTGGAATAGGAGGCCTTCGTGTTGGCGGGATAGACGTGGACGATGAGGTCCAGGCCACTCTCCGCGCCGATGGCCTTGAAGTACTCGTAGACCGCGTCGTCCTTCACGCCGAAGCGGAGCCACATGTGGCACGGCATCACGTCGAGGGTGTCCGCGCCCGCGTGCGCGGCCGCCTTGGCGTGCGCGATGGCCTCGAAGGTGCCCTCGGAGCACACCGCCGAGATTACGCGAGCCCGACCCTTCACCGCGTCGGCGACGACATGGGTCACCTCCGCGCGCTCCTCGGGGAGGAGCGAGCCCACCTCGCCGGTGTGGCCGTTGGTCATGACGGCAGTGACGCCCGGACAACCCACAAGCCACCGCGCGAAGCGGGCGAGCCCGTCCTCGTCCAGCTTCCAGTCGTCCCGGAACGGCACCGCCATCGCCGGGATGACGCCGGAGAACGCCCGCTCCGCGCTGGGGGCCATCACTTGCCCGTGACCGCCTTCACGGCGTCGCGGGTGATCGAGATCATGCGGTCGAGCTGCTCCTCGGAGATCACCAGCGGCGGCGAGAAGAAGATGCTCTCCATGCGCGCCCGGGTGACGAGGCCTCGCTTGGTCATCTCCTGCATGAGGCGCGGCCCGACCTTCTTCTCCGGGTCGAACATCTTCTTCGTGGCCTGGTCCTCGACGAGCTCGACGGCCGCGAGGAGACCCTTGCCGGAGCGGATGTCACCCAGGTTCGGATGCCCGTCGAAGGCGGCGTGCAGGCCCTTGTGCAGGCGCTCGCCCATGACCGCCGCGCGTTCCCACAGGCGCTCGCGCTCCATGATGGCGAGGTTCGCGATGCCCACCGCGCAGCAGGTGGGATGCCCCGAATAGGTGTAGGCGTGCATCCACCGGTCCTCGAGCTTCACCGAGTCCATGGCCTCCTTGATCGCCTTGGATACCATGATGCCGCCGAGCGGGAGATACCCGGACGACACGCCCTTCGCGAACGACATGATGTCCGGCTGCACCTTCCAGTGCTCCATCGCGAACCACCGGCCGGTGCGGCAGAACCCGGTGATCACCTCGTCGGCGATGAACAGTACCTGGTGGCGGTCGCACACCTGGCGGACCAGCGGGAAGTAGTCATCGGTGGGATAGATCACGCCGCCGCCGCCGTGGATGGGCTCGGCGATGAACGCGGCGACGGTGTCCGGGCCCTCGCGGAGAATGGCCTCCTCCAGGAGCCGCGCCGCGGTCTGGCCGGCGGTCTCGCCCGGCTTGGCGCCGTCCTGGCGATAGGGGTAGCAGGTGGGGATGTGGACCATCCCCGGCACGCGCGGCTCGAACATCTTCCAGTAGGGCGCCATACCGGTGGCGCTCATCGCCTGCAGCGTCACCCCGTGATAGGCGTTGATCCGCGAGATGATCTTGACCTTGTCGGGCTTACCCTTGGCCTTCCAGTAGAAGCGCGCGGTCTTGAAGGCCGACTCGTTCGACTCGGCGCCGCCCGAGGTGAAGAACACCGCCTGCATGTTCTTCGGTCCCAGCTCGATGAGCTTGTCGGCGAGCTGAATGGCGGGGACGTTGCTGGAGCCGGTGTAGCAGGAATAGTAGGCGAGCTCACCGATCTGGGCGGCCGCCGCCTTGGCGAGCTCCTCGCGGCCGTGTCCGACGTTGACGTTCCACAGGCCCGCGAGGCCGTCGATGTAGTCGCGGCCCTGGATGTCCGTGACGACGGCCCCGCGGCCGCGCACGTAGACCATCGGCTCCAGATGCTCGCTCGGGTGATGCAGCGGATGGATGAGGTGATCCTGATCGTCCTTGATCAGCTGCGCGGCTTCGAGCGCCATCGGGAGCCTCCTAAGCTATCGGCCTGCGGTGAATGGAGCGCGCGGGCGCGTGCGCCCGCCAGTCGCCGCCGGGAACGGGCACGCCGCGGTCGAGCGGTCCATGATACCAGTAGACGTACGCCTCGACTGGCTTGCTAGTCATCTCGACGGTCACGCGACTGCGATGATACTGGGGTCCCTCGGCGGAGTCCAGCGCCGTCCAGAGCGCGGCGGCGTCGAGGTGGAACACCTCGCCGCGCAGCCGCGCGGCGCCATCGGGAATCGCGCCGGGATAACGCCCGAGGTCGATCAGGCGCGCAAGGATCACGCCCTCCCCGACGAAGGTCGCGCCGCCGGCGATCAGCCCATGGAGCGGGAGCCCGCGCATGAGCGTCCCGTAGGTGAAGAGATACGGGGTCTCGGTCACGGCGGGATGGCCCGCGATGCCTCGCGGGGTGATGCGCGGCGGACGGGACGCGCGCGTCAGCCCACCGCCTTCAGAACGGCGGCGAGAAACTGCGACTCCGGCAGCGCACCCTCGAACTGCACGCGGTCGTTGATCACGATCTTCGGCACCGCCATCACGCGGTAGCGCTGCGAGAGCTCGGGAAACTCCGTCGCCTCGATGCACTCCGCCTTCACCCTGTCCGCCGCCACCGCCATATGCTGGGCCAGGCGCACCGCCCGGGGACAATGCGGTCAGGTGGGGGTGGTGAAGACCTTGATCGTCACGTCCTCGGTGAGGCCGGCCAGCGCCTCCGTGGTCGCCGCGCTGAGCGCGGGCGTGCCGGTGGACACGACGATGATCGAATCGATCAGGTTGGCGAACTCGTACCCGGCGGGAATGCCGAGGAACCGAATGCCGTAGTCGGCGGCGCCCTCGACCACCACGGCGGGCGTCAGCTCGATCCCGTAGGCGGCGGCGCGCTCGCGATCGATGTGGGGGTTCAGCACCTCCACGGTGATCTTGTCGGAGAGCGCAGCGACTTCCTTGACGAGGGCCACCGTCTGCCGATGGGTGTCGTCGCCCAGCTCGGACGCGAAGACGACCACCTTCACGGGCCCGGTGAGCTTGGTGAACTCGTCACGTACCGCCTGCGTATCCGCGTCGGAGAGGTATCCCATGACAGGCAGTGTACCTCAGCGCGCGGGCGCGCCCCGGACGACCTCGAGGGTGCGCCGGTAGCCGGAAGCGTCGATGCGGGCGTCGATGAGGGCGGGGCCCCCGGAGGCCTGGGCGGCCACGAGGGCATTGGCGAAGGACGCCTCGTCCTCCGCGATCCACGTGCGGAGGCCAAAGGCGCGCGCCAGCGCCGGAAACTCGGGCCCCTGGTAGCGCATCGACGCGCCCGCGATCCCGCGCTGCTCCTGCTTGACCTCGATCAGGGACAGCGCCTGGTCGTCGAACACCACGATGAGGATGGGCAGCTGGAGCCGCGCCACCGTCTCGAGCTCGGCAGCCACCATCATGAGGCCGCCGTCGCCCGTGAAGCACACGACGCGGCGGTCCGGGTGGTGGAGCTGAGCGGCGATGGCCGCGGGCAGCGCGAAGCCCATGGTGGCCAGGCCGTTCGAGATCAGGCATTCGCCGAGCTCGATGGCATCCCAGTACGCGGTGACCGGGAACATGTGGGCCCCCGCGTCCACCGTCGCGATGGCGCCGGCGGCGAGGAGCTCGCGCGCGAGCTGCGCCACGCGGTGCGGCGCCAGCCCCGGCACCGGAATCTCCAGCGCGGCGCGGCGCTCGCGCCGCCAGCGGTCCACCGCGGCGACGTCCCAGTCCGCAGCGCTCGCGGAGGCCAGGCGCGGCGCCAGCTCCTCCAGGATCGCGCCCAGCTCGCCCACCACCTCGGCCGCCGGCCGGAAATACGCGCCGCCGCCGGGCGCGGCCAGTCCGGGCGCGTCGGACGGGCAGCGCGTGAGGTTCAGCACGGGGGCCTGATACGGCCACGCGCGCGGGATCAGCTCCACCGGATCCAGGCCGAAGGCGATGATGAGGTCGGCCTGGCGGACGAACGGCTCCTCGAGGGCGCCGCCGGTGACCACGCCCATGGCGAGCGGGTGGGGATCGGGCAGCGCCCCCTTGCCCTTGTAGGTGGTGAGGACCGGCGCGGGCAGGGCCTCGCAGAACGCGCGCAGCCACTTGGTGTCGGCGGACCGGCAACCGAGCCCGGCGAGGACCACGGGGCGCCGCGCGGCGCGGAGAAGCGCGGCCGCGCGCTCGAGCGCGGCGTCCGAGGGGCGCGCGGGTGGCGGCGGCGTCACGCGCGCGGCCACCGGCAGCGCCTCGCGCCCGGCCACGTCCGCGGGCAAGTCCAGGTGCACGGGCCCGCGCGGCTCGCGGAGGGCTAGCTGCACGGCGTGCGCGATCCAGTGGCTCGCGGAGTCCCGTGAGACGGTCTCCGAGCCCTTCACGAGCGCAGCCAGGTGCGCGGGGTGATTCACCGTCTGGTGGGTCGTGAACGCGAGCGCGGCCTCGGGGTGGCGGTCGCTGAAGTAGATGAGGGGCGCGCGGTCGAGCCGCGCGTAGGCGAGGCCCGTGGCGCTGGCGGTGACGCCCGGGCCCAGGGTCGAGAGGGCCGCGCCGGGCACGCCAGTCAATTCCCCGGTCACCGCGGCCATGATGCAGGCCGCCCATTCCTGGTGGGCAAGCACGAACGGCAGGCCCTGCACGCGCGCCGCCTCCAGTAGCTCGAGGTTGGAGCCGCCTCCCGGCACCCCGAAGAGGCGAGGCACGCCAGCCTGGCGGAGCCCCGCGATGAGGAGATCGGCCACCGAAGGCATCAGGAACTGCATTCTTCACCACGGGGTTCCTTTTGTCCATCGCCGGGGTAGTTTCTACCGGGCACCCCCGCGTGGGTGCGCGCGCGGGCGCGCTCTCCGCACGGAACTGGGCGTGATTGCGGCCCTCTCGACCTCGGAGTGACCCGGCACGGCCCTTGCGATGCTCAGGACGGCAAGGGAGGAACACGCTCATGCTCGAGACCGTTGCCGTCGTGCTGCTGCTGCTCTGGGCGCTGGGGTTGGTGACGTCCTACACCTTGAGTGGGTTCATTCACATCCTGCTCGTGGCCGCGGTGATCATCGTCCTCGTGCGGGTGATCCAGGGCCGCCGACCAGTATGACGGCGGCGTTGTGAGCCTCCGTGCCGTCCTCCTCGTGACCGCCGTGGCGACGTTGGCCACGGGCTGCATCACCGCGCCGTCGCCCGATACGCCCACGCGGCCCATCGTGCAGGTGGACAGCGTCGACGCCCGGGCGCGTCAGTTCGGCAACACCACGACCGAGATCATCACGAATCCTACCCTCGCCCCGAAGATCCATGCGCTGTTCGGGCCCGACTGGGCGCTCGAGCCGGGTGCGCGCCTGCGGGCGCCCGCCTCATCGTTCTTCGCCAGCGGCGATCCGCCGCGCATCCTCCGCACCGCGGAGGCCGAGTACGTCGCGGTGAGCGGCTGCGGCCCGGCGGGCTGCGGGCTGCAGCGCGTGCTGCTGCTCGTGCGGCCCGACACCGAGGCCTTGCTCGCCCGCCTCGACGAGGGGGGATTCAGTCACTACTACGCCTATGGCGCGGGACTCACCATGAGCCCCGCCACCCGCGCGCTCCTCGACCGCGCCCGCACCGTCGTCGAGAGGCCCGCCTAGGAGGATCGTGATGACGTTCCAGGTACGCAACGCCCTCAAGCCCAGCGGGCTCAAGGGTATCTCCGACGAGCAGATCGCCCAGCACTGGACGCTCTACGAGGGCTACGTCAAGAACAGCAACGAGGTGCTCGCCGAAGTTGCCAGCATGGAGCGCGGCTCGCGCGACTGGGCCGAGCTCAAGCGCCGGGCCGCCTACGAGGTGGACGGGATGGTGCTCCACGAGCGCTATTTCGAGAATCTCAAGGCCGGCACCAAGATCCACCCGCGCGGCCGGCTGGCCCAGGCCCTCGGCGCCGGGTGGAAGAGCGTCGAGGACTGGCAGAAGGACTTCGCGGCCACCGGCATGATTCGCGGAGTCGGGTGGGCCATCCTCTACCAGGACGTCTCCACGGGTCAGCTTCTCAACTGGTGGGTCGGCGACCACGAGATCGGCCATCCGGCCGGCTGGACGCCCGTGCTCGTGATGGACGTCTGGGAGCACGCCTTCATGGTCGATCACGGCGCCGGCGGCCGGAAGGAGTACGTCGAGGCGTTCCTGGAGAACGTGAACTGGGACATCGTCGAGCGGCGCTTCGAGGAGCGCCGCGCGCAGGCTGCCTAGCCGAGCGCGAACAGCGCCGCCAGACCGAACGCGGTCAGGATGGCGCCGGAGAGCCGGTTCACCCAGCGCATGCCCGCGGGCGAGAACCGCCCGCGGACAGCGCCGGTAATTCCACTCAAGATCAGCCACCACGCCGCCGAGCCGACAAACACCCCGCCCACGAGCATGCTCGCGCCCGCATAGTCCCCGCCCCCGGCCGCGCCGGTCGTTCCGAGGCCGAGCCCGGCGAAGATCGCCACGAAGGACAGGATCGTCGAGGGGTTCGTCAACGTGAGGCCGAGCGTCGAGAGGTAGGCGCCGATGAGCCCCCGGCTCTCCCGCTCGGCGCTACGGGAGGCGGGCCGGGCGAGGAACGTCCGCACGCCGAGGTAGCAGAGGAACACACCGCCGATGAGCCGCATTGGGGTTTGCCAGCGCACGAGGAAGCCGGAGAGCGCGGTGAGCCCGAAGCCCGCCACCGCGCCGTACGCGGCGTCCGCGGTGGCGGCGCCGAGCCCGGAGACGAAGCCCACAGCGCGTCCGTCGGCGAGCGTGCGACGGATGCAGAGGAGGCCGATCGGCCCCACCGGGGCCGCGATCGAGAACCCGATGACGAGCCCGCGAAGGAAGTAGGCGAGCACGCCGGCGTTCAGCCGGCGAGTCGGGCGAGCACGGGCCGCATGCGCTCGAGCGCCTTGCGGATGTTGGCCTCGGAGTTGGCGTAGGACAGGCGGAGATAGCCCTCGCCGTACTCGCCGAAGGCGGAACCGCCCAGCACCGCCACACCGGCCTCGTTCAGGAGATGGCTGGCGACGTCCGCCGACGGCCGCCCGAGCTTCTTCACGTTGGGGAACACGTAGAAGGCGCCTCGGGGCGAGCGACACGTGACCCCGGGCAGCGCGTTCAGGCCGTCCACGATGATGTCCCGCCGGCGCTTGAACTCCGCGACCATCGCATGCACGGGCTGCTGATCGCCCTGGAGCGCGGCAATGCCCGCCCACTGGGTGAAGGACGCCGTGCACGAGTTCGAGTTCACCATGAGCCGCGAGACGTGGT from Candidatus Methylomirabilota bacterium includes the following:
- a CDS encoding gamma-glutamylcyclotransferase family protein, whose protein sequence is MTETPYLFTYGTLMRGLPLHGLIAGGATFVGEGVILARLIDLGRYPGAIPDGAARLRGEVFHLDAAALWTALDSAEGPQYHRSRVTVEMTSKPVEAYVYWYHGPLDRGVPVPGGDWRAHAPARSIHRRPIA
- a CDS encoding lmo0937 family membrane protein: MLETVAVVLLLLWALGLVTSYTLSGFIHILLVAAVIIVLVRVIQGRRPV
- a CDS encoding LysE family transporter, whose product is MLAYFLRGLVIGFSIAAPVGPIGLLCIRRTLADGRAVGFVSGLGAATADAAYGAVAGFGLTALSGFLVRWQTPMRLIGGVFLCYLGVRTFLARPASRSAERESRGLIGAYLSTLGLTLTNPSTILSFVAIFAGLGLGTTGAAGGGDYAGASMLVGGVFVGSAAWWLILSGITGAVRGRFSPAGMRWVNRLSGAILTAFGLAALFALG
- a CDS encoding ABC transporter permease, whose product is MPAEPVTPDALPLPDVQVSAAREARGRRLPYFSLGIITLFVLVAILAPLLSPADPADQSLRNHFKPPAWMEGGTAKHLLGTDRLGRDMLSRIIWGSRVSLAAGVITVLIATAFGAAMGLVAGYYGGRVDAVLMRVTDATMSFPVILLALILAVTVGPSFTNVVVAIAVILWARFARVIRGQVLTLMGLDFIAQARIAGAGAWRIITRHLFPNTLNTLVVLLTLQIGYVIIVEASLSFLGAGIPPPTPAWGSMIAEGREFVTSAWWVSGLPGLAILLVVLAFNLLGDWLRDTLDPKLRQL
- a CDS encoding thiamine pyrophosphate-binding protein, which encodes MPSVADLLIAGLRQAGVPRLFGVPGGGSNLELLEAARVQGLPFVLAHQEWAACIMAAVTGELTGVPGAALSTLGPGVTASATGLAYARLDRAPLIYFSDRHPEAALAFTTHQTVNHPAHLAALVKGSETVSRDSASHWIAHAVQLALREPRGPVHLDLPADVAGREALPVAARVTPPPPARPSDAALERAAALLRAARRPVVLAGLGCRSADTKWLRAFCEALPAPVLTTYKGKGALPDPHPLAMGVVTGGALEEPFVRQADLIIAFGLDPVELIPRAWPYQAPVLNLTRCPSDAPGLAAPGGGAYFRPAAEVVGELGAILEELAPRLASASAADWDVAAVDRWRRERRAALEIPVPGLAPHRVAQLARELLAAGAIATVDAGAHMFPVTAYWDAIELGECLISNGLATMGFALPAAIAAQLHHPDRRVVCFTGDGGLMMVAAELETVARLQLPILIVVFDDQALSLIEVKQEQRGIAGASMRYQGPEFPALARAFGLRTWIAEDEASFANALVAAQASGGPALIDARIDASGYRRTLEVVRGAPAR
- a CDS encoding aspartate aminotransferase family protein codes for the protein MALEAAQLIKDDQDHLIHPLHHPSEHLEPMVYVRGRGAVVTDIQGRDYIDGLAGLWNVNVGHGREELAKAAAAQIGELAYYSCYTGSSNVPAIQLADKLIELGPKNMQAVFFTSGGAESNESAFKTARFYWKAKGKPDKVKIISRINAYHGVTLQAMSATGMAPYWKMFEPRVPGMVHIPTCYPYRQDGAKPGETAGQTAARLLEEAILREGPDTVAAFIAEPIHGGGGVIYPTDDYFPLVRQVCDRHQVLFIADEVITGFCRTGRWFAMEHWKVQPDIMSFAKGVSSGYLPLGGIMVSKAIKEAMDSVKLEDRWMHAYTYSGHPTCCAVGIANLAIMERERLWERAAVMGERLHKGLHAAFDGHPNLGDIRSGKGLLAAVELVEDQATKKMFDPEKKVGPRLMQEMTKRGLVTRARMESIFFSPPLVISEEQLDRMISITRDAVKAVTGK
- a CDS encoding dihydrodipicolinate synthase family protein, which translates into the protein MAPSAERAFSGVIPAMAVPFRDDWKLDEDGLARFARWLVGCPGVTAVMTNGHTGEVGSLLPEERAEVTHVVADAVKGRARVISAVCSEGTFEAIAHAKAAAHAGADTLDVMPCHMWLRFGVKDDAVYEYFKAIGAESGLDLIVHVYPANTKASYSTRLMTRLASLPQVKGFKMGERDLGKYERDIRALRAETPHVLLLNCMDEYLFPTFVHGLDGTLVGCASLIPELTYELMSAMQADDLPRARRANDRIWPVKEAVYGAGEPSGDAHARMKEGMAMRGLFRSALVRPPVLKPSPEEIATMRAALEASGVPRVSL
- a CDS encoding ABC transporter ATP-binding protein codes for the protein MAVPVIDVQDLRTHLVTRWGTVKAVDGVSFSVAEGETLGLVGESGSGKSMTCLSLIRLTPRPASRIVSGRIRLDGDELTSKSEAEMQKIRGRKIAMILQDPMSSLNPVYSVGMQVREPVSLYHGLRGKSLTARAAALLAAVRIPAPETRLRAFPFQMSGGMRQRVVGAMAIAAPPRLLIADEPTTSLDLTIQAQYLGLLEELQHRHRLAMIFITHNLGIVSKICDRVAVMYAGRIVEMGPVRQIFKTPAHPYTRALLDSIPRLGARRERLTAIDGQPPDLARLSGGCAFAPRCPKVMDRCRVEAPPAFPVAPGQTSACWLDAPA
- a CDS encoding oligopeptide/dipeptide ABC transporter ATP-binding protein, with amino-acid sequence MSATAATAPLLEAADLTKHFTVRRGALGWSTGIVRAVDSVSFRIAAGTTLGLVGESGCGKTTTSKLVLGLEQPTAGAIRFEGVEVGGLDRSGRRHYRKSVQAVFQDPYASLDPRMRVGSIIAEPLVINERAGADARRRRVLELLDLVGLPARAAELFPHEFSGGQRQRIAVARALALSPRLVVLDEPVSALDVSIRAQILNLLRDLQRRLGVAYLFIAHDLAAVAHMSHTIAVMYLGQIVEWGDADAVALRPKHPYTQALFAAALPIDVDDAPEAPTLTGEVPSPLAPPGGCRFHPRCPHAMPRCATEPPAPREAEGRLVACHLYE
- a CDS encoding Fe-Mn family superoxide dismutase encodes the protein MTFQVRNALKPSGLKGISDEQIAQHWTLYEGYVKNSNEVLAEVASMERGSRDWAELKRRAAYEVDGMVLHERYFENLKAGTKIHPRGRLAQALGAGWKSVEDWQKDFAATGMIRGVGWAILYQDVSTGQLLNWWVGDHEIGHPAGWTPVLVMDVWEHAFMVDHGAGGRKEYVEAFLENVNWDIVERRFEERRAQAA